From the genome of Pseudoxanthomonas sp.:
CGGCCAAGGTCGACACCAGCTGCAAGCGCGACGCCGACTGCGCGGTGAAGAACGTCGGCAGCTGCTGCGGCGAGCTGCCGGCCTGCGTCAACGCCGACAGCCCCACCGATCCGGCCGCCGTCCAGGCGCAGTGCCAGGCCAGCGGCCGCATGGGCATCTGCGGCTTCCGCCAGATCAGCACCTGCCAGTGCCAGGCCGGCACCTGCATGCCCGCCGACGACGGTGCCAACCCACTTTCCCCTACGACGGCGCCCGCGCCGAGACCGGTACGTTGATGCTTTACACCCAGATCCAACTCAGCCTGCCCGACTGGGTCCACCAGGTCGTGGACCACGCCGCGCTTTTCCGCGGCGATGAAGCCAAGGTCGCCCTGGCCATCGAGCTGGCCCGCCTGAATGTCGAACACGGCAGCGGCGGTCCGTTCGGTGCAGCCGTGTTCGGCCCGGACGACCGCATCGTCGCGGTCGGCGTCAACCGCGTGGTGCCACAGAACACCTCGCTGGCCCACGCCGAGAACATGGCCTACATGCTCGCCCAGCAGCGCCTGCAGACCTTCCGCCTCAACGGCGCGCTGGCCAGCCCGGTGACCCTGGCCACTTCCGCCCAGCCGTGCTGCCAGTGCTACGGCGCCACCGTGTGGGCCGGCGTGGACCGGCTGCTGATCGGCGCGCGCGCCGAGGATGTGGAAGCACTGACCGAATTCGACGAAGGTCCGCTGCCTGCCGACTGGGTGGGCGAACTGACCAAGCGCAACATCGAAGTGGTGCGCGACCTGCACCGCGAAGCGGCCTGCGCCGTCCTGGCCGCCTACGGCCAGCGCGGCGGCAGCAAATACTGAACGCGCCCATGCAAGGCGTGCTGGCCTATTGCCGCCAGGGCTTCGAGCCCGAGCTGGCTGCCGAGCTGACCCAGCGCGCGGCCGAGGCCGGTTTCGCCGGCTACGCACGCACCCAGCGCAACGACGGCTACGTGGTGTTCGCCTGCGACGACGCCGACCTGCCGGCCGCATTGCCGTGGCAGCAGCTCGTGTTCGCGCGGCAGAAGCTGGCCCTGGTGACCGAGCTACGCGGGCTGGACCCGTCCGACCGCATCACCCCGATGCTGGCCGCACTGCAAGGCCTGCCGCGTTTCGGCGACCTGTGGGTGGAGCACCCGGATTCAGACGCGGCCAAGCCGCTGGCCGGGCTGGCCCGCAGTTTCGGCAACGCGCTGCGTCCGGCGCTGCGCAAAGCCGGCCTGATGAGCGCCAAGGAAGACACCCGCCTGCCGCGCCTGCACGTGCTGT
Proteins encoded in this window:
- a CDS encoding nucleoside deaminase, whose product is MLYTQIQLSLPDWVHQVVDHAALFRGDEAKVALAIELARLNVEHGSGGPFGAAVFGPDDRIVAVGVNRVVPQNTSLAHAENMAYMLAQQRLQTFRLNGALASPVTLATSAQPCCQCYGATVWAGVDRLLIGARAEDVEALTEFDEGPLPADWVGELTKRNIEVVRDLHREAACAVLAAYGQRGGSKY